Proteins from one Drosophila gunungcola strain Sukarami chromosome 3R, Dgunungcola_SK_2, whole genome shotgun sequence genomic window:
- the LOC128252925 gene encoding LOW QUALITY PROTEIN: amidophosphoribosyltransferase (The sequence of the model RefSeq protein was modified relative to this genomic sequence to represent the inferred CDS: deleted 1 base in 1 codon) → MSTPQQQQQSQHVRVVGQQQQQQEAVTPTLESESESATKSISASKELTGLTHECGVFGAIACGDWPAQMDIAHVICLGLVALQHRGQESAGIATSEGNCSKNFNVHKGMGMISTLFNDDSMKKLRGNLGIGHTRYSTAGGSGVVNCQPFVVHTAHGALALAHNGELVNNESLRREVLARGVGLSTHSDSELIAQSLCCAPEDVSELDGPNWPARIRHFMMLAPLSYSLVIMLKDKIYAVRDTYGNRPLCIGKIVPINAGHGNSAETPADGWVVSSESCGFLSIGARYVREVEPGEIVELSRSGYRTVDIVERPDFKRMAFCIFEYVYFARGDSIFEGQMVYTVRLQCGRQLWREAPVTADIVSSVPESGTAAAHGYARESGIEFAEVLCRNRYVGRTFIQPSTRLRQLGVAKKFGALSENVAGKRLVLIDDSIVRGNTIGPIIKLLRDAGAREVHIRIASPPLQYPCYMGINIPTREELIANKLNAKQLARHVGADSLAYLSVGGLVEAVQLKHRDAADDKSKPTGHCTACLTGEYPGGLPDELSW, encoded by the exons atgtcaacgccacagcagcagcaacagtcgcAACATGTGCGCGTGGtcgggcagcagcagcagcaacaagagGCTGTGACCCCCACtttggaatcggaatcggaatcggcaACCAAATCCATCTCGGCCAGCAAGGAGCTAACCGGTTTGACCCACGAGTGTGGCGTTTTTGGGGCCATCGCTTGCGGGGATTGGCCAGCACAAATGGACATTGCACACGTGATTTGCTTGGGACTGGTGGCACTGCAACATCGCGGGCAGGAATCCGCTGGTATAGCCACTAGCGAGGGCAACTGCTCCAAGAACTTCAACGTGCACAAGGGCATGGGCATGATCAGCACCCTCTTCAACGATGATTCCATGAAGAAGCTGCGCGGGAACCTGGGCATCGGTCACACGCGCTACTCCACCGCCGGCGGTTCCGGAGTGGTCAACTGCCAGCCCTTTGTGGTGCACACGGCTCATGGAGCACTGGCCCTGGCCCACAACGGCGAGCTGGTCAACAACGAATCTCTGCGGAGGGAGGTTCTGGCCAGGGGAGTGGGC TTGTCCACCCACAGCGACAGTGAGTTGATCGCCCAATCGCTGTGCTGTGCGCCGGAGGATGTTTCCGAACTGGATGGCCCCAACTGGCCGGCCAGAATCAGGCATTTTATGATGCTGGCGCCGCTCTCCTACTCGCTGGTAATCATGCTGAAGGACAAGATCTACGCCGTGAGGGACACCTATGGCAACAGGCCATTGTGCATAGGAAAGATCGTTCCCATCAATGCTGGGCATGGCAATAGTGCTGAAACGCCCGCTGATGGCTGGGTGGTTTCTAGTGAGAGCTGCGGATTCCTCTCCATCGGAGCCAGATACGTACGAGAAGTAGAGCCAGGGGAGATTGTGGAACTCTCGCGGAGTGGCTACCGTACGGTGGACATCGTAGAAAGGCCCGACTTCAAGCGCATGGCGTTTTGTATCTTTGAGTACGTTTACTTCGCCCGCGGAGATAGTATCTTCGAGGGCCAGATGGTCTACACAGTGCGCCTGCAGTGCGGCAGGCAGCTGTGGCGTGAAGCTCCCGTGACGGCCGATATCGTGAGTTCCGTTCCCGAATCCGGAACAGCGGCGGCTCATGGCTATGCCCGTGAGTCTGGCATAGAGTTTGCCGAGGTTCTCTGCAGAAATCGGTACGTAGGACGCACTTTTATTCAACCCTCGACCAGGTTGCGGCAGCTGGGAGTGGCCAAGAAGTTCGGAGCTCTGTCCGAGAACGTGGCTGGCAAGAGGTTGGTCTTGATAGACGATTCTATCGTGCGAGGCAACACCATTGGACCCATCATTAAGCTGCTGCGAGATGCCGGCGCCCGGGAGGTGCACATTCGCATTGCCAGCCCGCCGCTGCAGTATCCGTGTTATATGGGCATCAATATTCCAACTCGTGAAGAATTGATTGCCAACAAACTGAATGCCAAACAATTAGCCAGGCATGTGGGCGCCGACAGTCTAGCTTATCTAAGTGTGGGGGGACTGGTGGAAGCAGTCCAGTTGAAGCACCGGGATGCAGCGGACGACAAGTCCAAGCCCACAGGTCACTGCACCGCCTGTCTCACTGGAGAATATCCCGGTGGGCTGCCCGATGAGCTGAGTTGGTGA
- the LOC128252939 gene encoding putative riboflavin kinase yields the protein MGKVIVIFDKLARYALRSQRIPQINCSLTWGNHIKRHRSTGLESSDTREMLSQLPLFASGEIVKGFGRGSKELGIPTANFPLEVVKSLPESLPTGAYYGWANVDNGPVYKMVLSVGWNPFYSNKEKSVETHMLHNFNCDLYGQILKICIVGFLRPERSFDSLESLIAAIRADIEQAKGLLDEADKAKLKEAPFFTEKRCPSK from the exons ATGGGAAAAGTAATAGTTAT ATTCGATAAATTGGCACGCTACGCTTTGCGGTCACAGAGAATACCACAAATTAATTGCTCGTTGACCTGGGGAAATCATATCAAGCGCCACCGCAGCACAGGGTTAGAGTCCAGCGATACCCGGGAAATGCTCAGCCAACTACCTCTCTTCGCTAGCGGCGAGATCGTCAAGGGATTCGGACGTGGCTCCAAAGAGCTGGGCATCCCAACAG CTAACTTTCCGCTGGAGGTGGTGAAATCCCTGCCGGAATCACTGCCCACGGGCGCGTACTACGGCTGGGCGAACGTGGACAATGGACCCGTGTACAAAATGGTTCTCAGCGTCGGCTGGAATCCCTTCTACAGCAACAAGGAGAAGAGCGTGGAGACGCACATGCTGCACAACTTCAACTGCGACCTGTACGGCCAGATACTTAAGATATGCATTGTGGGATTCTTGCGACCAGAGCGCAGTTTCGACTCCCTGGAGTCGCTGATTGCCGCCATTCGGGCGGACATTGAGCAGGCCAAGGGACTTCTGGACGAGGCCGACAAGGCCAAGCTGAAGGAGGCTCCATTCTTCACCGAAAAGCGCTGTCCCTCGAAGTAG